Proteins encoded in a region of the Quercus lobata isolate SW786 chromosome 8, ValleyOak3.0 Primary Assembly, whole genome shotgun sequence genome:
- the LOC115955612 gene encoding ATP synthase delta chain, chloroplastic-like, translated as MDTLSSSVSTLKVPTPYPTSRELCFFKSTPQTPQYSHLSPQTHLSSTTKTTNKTITLTHKTFTPSFLSHSQPSSFTPNSPTLYREPASGYAAALVDIAQCNNSLNTLGKDVQRFLKILRNEQVQAFLDDQFMSEKDKGQVIGEVVKKGRFDRHLASLIKMLIQKNKVGIVKEVLEEFERIHDELSGTQVVLVSSATKMEEDQLFAIARRVQKLSGATKVKVRNLVHDSLPSFAV; from the coding sequence ATGGATACTTTGTCAAGCTCAGTTTCAACCCTTAAAGTTCCAACCCCATATCCAACTTCTCGTGAACTATGTTTCTTCAAGTCAACTCCTCAGACACCCCAATATTCACACCTTTCCCCACAAACCCACCTTTCCTCTACCACCAAAACCACCAACAAAACCATAACTCTCACCCACAAGACCTTCACTCCctcattcctctcccactctcaACCCTCATCTTTTACTCCAAATTCTCCAACCCTTTACCGAGAACCAGCCAGTGGTTATGCTGCCGCACTGGTAGACATAGCTCAATGCAACAATTCCCTTAACACACTTGGAAAAGACGTCCAAAGGTTCTTGAAGATTCTCAGAAATGAGCAAGTTCAAGCATTCTTGGATGACCAGTTTATGAGTGAGAAGGATAAGGGACAAGTTATTGGAGAAGTGGTCAAGAAGGGGAGATTCGATAGGCATTTGGCGAGCTTGATAAAGATGTTGATTCAGAAAAACAAGGTTGGAATTGTGAAAGAGGTGTTGGAGGAATTTGAGAGGATTCATGATGAGTTGAGCGGGACACAAGTGGTATTGGTCTCATCTGCAACAAAGATGGAAGAAGATCAGTTGTTTGCGATTGCTAGGAGGGTTCAAAAGCTCAGTGGGGCTACAAAGGTGAAGGTAAGGAATTTGGTTCATGATAGCTTACCTTCCTTTGCCGTATGa